ACGACACGCCTGTGTTCGGTGCATAAGGCACGCCCGTCGGTGTGCAGTGGACATCCCGATGGGCCGAACTGTGGCTACTACAGCTTCCTAATGGCCGAAAGGAGAGACCAGGACGACCCCAAGTTGGCTGTCCGCGCCTACAACCTGCCTGGCGAGTTCCCAGAGTTAGAAGAGGACTAGGGCCGTCGGGCTCGACGCCAACTCGGCAGTGTAGGACAAAAAAGCGGCTAGGGTCGTCACGCTGCCACACATACAACCAACCACCCATCGCATCGTTCGTCGCGCGCACCTCGTTGCCCGTCCCTGACCCCCAGCTTCCTCAGCAACAGCGTCCTAGAGTCGCCAGCGTTCAAACGATCTCAGTCTTGGCTGCGATCAGGTCGGTCCCTCGGTCTCTGCAGTCCCAGACTCGGAGAGAGAGTCTACATAGGCCCGACCCCGCGCGACCAGACGATCCGCCGCCTCAACCAAGATCCCCAGCCCTTCGAGCGCGCGCCTCCGTTCGTCAGGCCGAAGGCCGGCAAGCATCGCTGCGACACGTTCTGGGTCGTACGGGCTAGCAAGCTCGAGCATCTGAAGTCCTGCCTCAGTCAGCAGAACATTCATGACACGTCGATCGGCAGGGTCCCGAGTTCTCTGAATGAATCCCCCCTCCTCAAGTCGCTTGAGGTTGAGAGACATCGTGGATGCGGTCACCCCTAGGAATTCTGCGAGCTCAGTGACCATGGTCGGATCAGCCACGTCGAGTTGCCGCAGGGTACGAATCTGATGGTCTGTTAGATGGGCGCCTGTTTTAGGGTTTCGTACTTCGCGAGAGCGACAAGCAAAGTCGATTCGGGGCAACGCTGCGGTTATCAGGTCAAGGTTAGACATTCTGTATTATATATTATTTTGATTCGTCAAAGCAATATTTCTATAATAAAGGCATAATCCCCGGAACATGTAAGTCGGCAGCAGGGCGGGGAGTCAGCTGCTGCCGCAACCTGGTGCGGATCATCGGGATGATCCAACAGTCAGCTTCCAGCAAGGTCTGGAGAAGAGCCGAGTTGGGCCCGCCGCGGACCGACGGCGCCCGACTCTCTCTGGCTACCTTGTGACAGGCACCAGGGCCCGGGTTCAAGTTGACGCGGTTGGGCCCAGAGGGAGTGAGGATATATCTTGTGCCTCAACCCATATTGGGCGGCTCACCTCTTACCCTTTCGGCCCATGATGGACTGGATCGCTAGCCCCGAAGTGTGGATATCGTTCGCCACACTCACGATCCTCGAGATCGTTCTTGGCATCGACAACATCATCTTCGTTGCGATTCTCGCAGAGCGCGTGAAAGAAGAGTCACGAGCCAAGGCCCGCCGCGTTGGCCTCACCATCGCGATCTCCGTGCGGGTGCTGCTGCTCTTCTCGATCGTCTGGGTCATGGGGCTCACCGAGACATTGTTCGTCCTGCTCGACCACGCGGTCTCAGGGCGAGATCTCATCCTTATCGGCGGCGGCATATTCCTGCTGTTCAAATCGACGCGGGAACTCCACCACAAGCTCGAGGGTGAGGGGCACGATCCAGACTCGACCCGGACGGCGGCTTCATTCACGTCCGTCATCATCCAGATCGCGCTGCTCGACGTCGTCTTCTCGCTCGACTCTGTCATCACAGCGGTGGGAGTAGCCGATCACCTGCCCGTGATGGTCGCGGCAGTGCTGATCGCGGGTCTCTTCATGGTGGTGTCCGCCGACCGTGTCAGCGGATTCGTACGTGCACACCCCACAGTGAAGGTCCTCGCCCTCTCCTTTCTGTTGCTCATCGGCATGTCCCTGGTCGCCGAGGGCATGGGTCAGCACATCCCGAAAGCGTACATCTACTTCGCCATGAGCTTCTCGGTGTTTGTCGAGATGATCAATATCAGAGCGGGGTCCAGCAGAGAGCCGGTCCATACGAGAGGGGCCACCCCGGAAGACACCGGAGACCCGGAGTCCACCTGAAGTCGGGGATCGGTCGTGCCGAAGTCTTTGGTCCTGCCAAG
This region of Longimicrobiales bacterium genomic DNA includes:
- a CDS encoding MarR family transcriptional regulator, giving the protein MSNLDLITAALPRIDFACRSREVRNPKTGAHLTDHQIRTLRQLDVADPTMVTELAEFLGVTASTMSLNLKRLEEGGFIQRTRDPADRRVMNVLLTEAGLQMLELASPYDPERVAAMLAGLRPDERRRALEGLGILVEAADRLVARGRAYVDSLSESGTAETEGPT
- a CDS encoding TerC family protein; translated protein: MMDWIASPEVWISFATLTILEIVLGIDNIIFVAILAERVKEESRAKARRVGLTIAISVRVLLLFSIVWVMGLTETLFVLLDHAVSGRDLILIGGGIFLLFKSTRELHHKLEGEGHDPDSTRTAASFTSVIIQIALLDVVFSLDSVITAVGVADHLPVMVAAVLIAGLFMVVSADRVSGFVRAHPTVKVLALSFLLLIGMSLVAEGMGQHIPKAYIYFAMSFSVFVEMINIRAGSSREPVHTRGATPEDTGDPEST